In a single window of the bacterium genome:
- a CDS encoding nucleotidyltransferase family protein — MTAWPDPRRHENALLLCCSRVHLDAVHAGRLAFLLTQKLDWEYVLWQASWHRVTALLSRQLQLHAAVVPPAVLARLRREAQALAQQSLLQIAELLQLLQALAERGVTAVPFKGPALAAAVYGDPALRQSEDLDVLVAPPDFAAARAVLAALGYRPWQTLSPPQEAGYLRYECGSTLVQQSTGLIVDLHWAFNRKYLAVPLTFADILPRLRPQVLAGKTLHQLAPEDLLLVLCVHGGKHQWLSLNWIIDVAELLRTQPGLAWQYLLRRARATGCRRLLALGLSLAQRLLAAPLPAEIRQQIAADRILPRLADHARRRLFPVAEWDPGVAERIFFLLRARERRRDQVRFLMRRLTMPTLSDLSYLRLPALLAPCYVLLRPVRLLHAAARRCLKSLRPSPVGT; from the coding sequence ATGACGGCTTGGCCTGATCCGCGCCGCCACGAAAACGCGCTGCTGCTGTGCTGCAGCCGCGTGCACCTGGATGCCGTGCACGCCGGGCGCCTGGCCTTTCTGCTCACGCAAAAACTGGATTGGGAATATGTGCTATGGCAGGCCTCCTGGCATCGCGTGACCGCGTTGTTGTCGCGCCAGCTTCAATTGCATGCCGCCGTTGTGCCGCCGGCCGTGTTGGCGCGTTTGCGCCGGGAGGCGCAGGCGCTCGCGCAGCAAAGCCTGCTGCAAATCGCGGAGCTGCTACAATTGCTGCAGGCGCTGGCGGAACGCGGTGTGACGGCAGTGCCCTTCAAGGGACCCGCGCTCGCGGCCGCGGTCTACGGTGATCCCGCCCTGCGCCAATCCGAAGACTTGGACGTGCTGGTGGCGCCGCCGGATTTTGCCGCGGCCAGAGCAGTGTTGGCCGCGCTCGGCTATCGGCCGTGGCAAACCCTCAGCCCGCCGCAGGAAGCCGGCTATCTGCGCTATGAGTGCGGCAGCACGCTGGTGCAGCAATCCACCGGCCTGATCGTGGATTTGCATTGGGCTTTCAATCGCAAATATTTGGCAGTGCCCTTGACCTTCGCCGATATTCTGCCACGCCTGCGGCCGCAGGTTTTGGCCGGAAAAACCCTCCACCAACTCGCGCCGGAAGATTTGCTGCTCGTGTTGTGTGTGCACGGCGGCAAGCATCAATGGCTGAGTTTGAATTGGATCATCGATGTCGCGGAGCTGCTGCGCACGCAACCCGGCCTCGCCTGGCAATACCTCCTGCGTCGCGCCCGCGCCACCGGCTGCCGGCGCCTGCTTGCTCTGGGACTCAGCCTGGCGCAACGCCTGCTCGCGGCGCCGCTGCCCGCAGAAATCCGGCAGCAGATTGCCGCTGACCGGATCTTGCCGCGGTTGGCCGATCATGCGCGGCGCCGCTTGTTTCCCGTGGCCGAGTGGGACCCGGGCGTGGCCGAGAGGATTTTCTTCCTGCTGCGCGCGCGCGAGCGCCGGCGCGATCAAGTGCGCTTTTTGATGCGGCGCCTCACCATGCCGACGCTGAGTGATCTGTCTTACCTGCGCCTGCCGGCCCTGCTGGCGCCGTGTTATGTCCTGCTGCGGCCCGTGCGCCTGTTGCACGCTGCCGCGCGCCGTTGTTTGAAATCGCTCCGACCTTCTCCGGTGGGAACATGA
- a CDS encoding glycosyltransferase family 2 protein, with protein MPDSAAARPSLSVVIPVYNSAEILPALLPRLQAALAALTARYEIILVNDGSRDHSWEVAATWAQQYREIVAIDLMRNYGQHNALLCGIRAAQYEVIITMDDDLQHPPEEIPKLLAKLAEGYDVVYGTPQQEQHGLWRDLASVAVKMVLQGTMGAEIARKVSAFRAFHATVRDAFTQYHGNFVSIDVLLTWATMRFAAVGVSHQPRYLGKSNYDFLKLVRHAFNMMTGFSTMPLQLASWIGFGFTLFGFGVLIYVLGRYLLMGTSVQGFPFLASIIAIFSGAQLFALGIFGEYLARMYSMTMRRPSYAVRDTINA; from the coding sequence GTGCCCGACTCCGCGGCAGCACGGCCCAGCCTGTCGGTGGTGATTCCGGTTTACAACAGCGCTGAGATTCTGCCGGCTCTGCTGCCGCGGCTGCAGGCGGCGCTTGCCGCGCTCACGGCACGCTATGAAATCATTTTGGTGAATGACGGCAGCCGCGATCACAGTTGGGAGGTGGCTGCGACCTGGGCGCAACAGTACCGGGAGATCGTGGCGATCGACCTCATGCGCAACTATGGCCAGCACAATGCGCTGCTCTGCGGCATTCGTGCGGCGCAGTACGAGGTGATCATCACCATGGATGATGACCTACAACACCCGCCGGAGGAAATTCCCAAACTGCTCGCCAAGCTCGCGGAAGGGTATGATGTGGTTTATGGCACGCCGCAGCAGGAACAGCACGGCCTGTGGCGTGATCTGGCGTCGGTGGCCGTGAAGATGGTCTTGCAGGGCACGATGGGCGCCGAAATCGCGCGCAAAGTCAGTGCCTTTCGGGCTTTTCATGCGACAGTGCGAGATGCCTTTACTCAATATCACGGCAATTTTGTCTCTATTGACGTTCTGCTTACTTGGGCAACTATGCGCTTTGCCGCTGTTGGGGTGAGTCACCAACCACGGTATCTCGGCAAGTCAAACTACGATTTTCTTAAACTGGTCAGACATGCCTTCAACATGATGACGGGCTTTAGCACGATGCCCCTGCAGCTTGCAAGCTGGATAGGTTTTGGCTTTACGCTCTTTGGCTTCGGTGTTCTAATCTACGTCCTCGGCAGATACCTGTTGATGGGGACCAGCGTGCAAGGATTTCCTTTTCTCGCCTCAATTATAGCCATCTTTTCGGGCGCTCAACTGTTCGCGTTGGGTATTTTCGGTGAATACCTGGCGCGAATGTATTCCATGACTATGCGACGGCCAAGCTACGCAGTCCGCGATACCATTAACGCTTAG
- a CDS encoding methionyl-tRNA formyltransferase-like protein, producing MPGQIALFAATKRGCLFLKKLKRLVPDYHITVFSFREEPWEPPFFEEIRELTAEAGGSFFEAKHVGDQQFQEFWQNQKVELIFCVSWRYMVPSLVYQKATKGTYVFHDSMLPRYRGFSPTVWAVINGEQQTGVTLFEMADEVDAGDIIDQEEVSIGTDETIQPVIDRVTQTYLALLERNLFPLLGGTARKTPQDHAHATFVCKRLPEDNRIDWTAPARSSYNLIRAVTAPYPGAYTTLNDRTLRVWSAKLLDSVSRYEGVIPGRVVRFQQGEGATVLTGKGALLLQEVQFDGEERVCASRILNRLSCTLR from the coding sequence ATGCCCGGACAAATTGCACTCTTTGCGGCCACGAAACGCGGTTGTCTCTTCCTGAAGAAATTGAAACGGCTGGTGCCTGATTACCACATCACTGTCTTCTCCTTTCGTGAGGAGCCGTGGGAACCACCTTTCTTTGAGGAGATACGTGAACTCACCGCTGAAGCAGGTGGGAGTTTCTTCGAAGCCAAGCACGTCGGAGATCAGCAATTCCAGGAATTCTGGCAGAACCAGAAAGTCGAACTCATCTTCTGCGTAAGTTGGCGGTACATGGTCCCTTCACTGGTTTATCAAAAGGCGACAAAAGGAACATATGTCTTTCATGATTCAATGTTACCCCGCTATCGCGGATTTTCACCCACTGTTTGGGCCGTGATTAACGGCGAGCAACAAACAGGCGTGACGCTGTTTGAAATGGCGGACGAAGTTGATGCTGGTGACATTATCGATCAAGAAGAAGTAAGCATCGGTACTGATGAGACAATTCAGCCCGTCATCGACAGAGTTACGCAGACCTATCTTGCGTTACTCGAGAGAAATCTCTTCCCGTTATTGGGAGGTACGGCCAGGAAAACGCCACAGGACCATGCCCATGCTACCTTTGTATGCAAACGGCTTCCGGAAGACAACCGTATCGATTGGACGGCGCCGGCTAGATCAAGCTATAACCTGATTCGTGCAGTAACAGCACCATATCCAGGTGCATACACGACGCTAAATGATAGGACCTTGCGAGTTTGGTCAGCGAAGCTGCTCGACAGCGTGTCACGTTATGAAGGTGTCATTCCTGGGCGAGTTGTCAGATTTCAGCAGGGTGAGGGTGCAACAGTATTGACCGGAAAAGGAGCTTTGCTGTTGCAAGAAGTTCAGTTTGACGGCGAAGAACGAGTCTGCGCTTCACGAATCTTGAATCGCCTTTCCTGCACTTTAAGATAG
- the rffA gene encoding dTDP-4-amino-4,6-dideoxygalactose transaminase, producing MYENVSIPFNRPCFEGNEQAYIAQAIANGHISGDGAFSKKCHAFLEHELGVARALLTTSCTHALEMAAHLLDIQPGDEVIVPSFTFVSTVNAFVLRGARPVFIDIRPDTLNLDEAQLEQLISPRTRAIVPVHYAGVGCEMDALMAIARRHNIPVVEDNAHGLFGKYRGKYLGTFGALATQSFHETKNFTCGEGGALLINDPRYVERAEILREKGTNRSRFFRGQVDKYTWVDIGSSYLPSDLLAAFLLAQFEQRANIQSKRQALWQLYRSLLAEWAEKNHVRLPVVPPHCEQAYHMFYLLMPDLATRTRLLAHLKERGILAVFHYLPLHQSPMAEQWQDRRCACPVTEEISDRLVRLPFFNSITPEEILRVVMAIREFVVKQQNPARNPNRNRSARSEIVALLT from the coding sequence GTGTACGAAAACGTAAGCATACCGTTCAATCGCCCCTGCTTCGAGGGCAACGAGCAGGCCTACATCGCGCAGGCGATTGCCAACGGCCATATTTCGGGCGATGGCGCTTTCAGCAAGAAGTGCCATGCCTTTCTCGAACATGAACTGGGTGTGGCCAGAGCCTTGCTGACGACTTCCTGCACCCATGCGCTGGAAATGGCGGCGCATTTGCTCGACATTCAACCCGGGGACGAGGTGATCGTGCCCTCGTTCACCTTTGTTTCGACCGTGAATGCGTTTGTGCTGCGTGGCGCCCGGCCCGTTTTCATCGACATTCGCCCCGATACCCTCAATCTGGATGAGGCGCAGCTTGAACAACTTATTTCCCCGCGCACGCGCGCGATCGTGCCTGTGCACTACGCCGGCGTCGGCTGTGAAATGGACGCCCTCATGGCAATTGCCCGGCGCCACAATATTCCGGTGGTCGAAGACAATGCCCATGGTTTGTTCGGCAAGTATCGTGGCAAATACCTGGGCACCTTTGGCGCGCTGGCCACGCAGAGTTTTCATGAGACCAAAAACTTCACCTGCGGCGAGGGCGGCGCGCTGTTGATCAATGATCCGCGCTATGTCGAACGCGCTGAAATCCTGCGCGAAAAGGGCACCAACCGCAGCCGTTTCTTCCGCGGCCAGGTGGACAAATACACCTGGGTCGATATCGGCTCGAGCTATTTGCCTTCGGACTTGCTCGCGGCGTTTCTGCTCGCGCAATTTGAACAGCGCGCGAACATTCAGAGCAAGCGCCAGGCCTTGTGGCAGCTCTATCGCTCGTTGCTGGCGGAGTGGGCGGAGAAAAACCATGTGCGCCTGCCGGTCGTGCCGCCGCATTGTGAGCAGGCCTATCACATGTTCTATCTGCTCATGCCCGACCTGGCGACGCGCACGCGTTTGCTTGCGCATCTGAAGGAACGCGGCATTTTGGCGGTTTTTCATTATCTGCCGCTGCACCAGTCGCCCATGGCAGAGCAGTGGCAAGACCGGCGCTGCGCCTGCCCGGTGACCGAAGAGATCAGTGATCGGCTGGTGCGCCTGCCTTTCTTCAACAGCATCACGCCGGAAGAAATTCTTCGGGTGGTGATGGCAATTCGGGAATTTGTGGTGAAGCAGCAGAACCCTGCCAGAAACCCGAATCGCAACCGGAGCGCGCGATCTGAGATTGTGGCGCTCTTGACTTAA
- a CDS encoding glycosyltransferase family 39 protein gives MENHFKHECLDSLFVLTMAVVIRLALNGFYFQDYTQSDGVDYHNIAVNIVQGHGYSKDTREPYRPFFFREPAYPLFLAGVYALVDFAGFTPAYLLTAEYDLTAHPEIYWARIAQCMLGALTCLILYLTLRLVLQPRVAFVIALLFSAYLPLAVYTTMLMRETLQTFAVVCMNYFFAKFLLTRKMINLVFFALAWALSNMTLQVTVLIGILSFVFLLYRTRSLRSSVAYIALAAALMFVVISPWLVRSYSFYPDVRIVQSLGVSITPQAAQYSGYLGKLHERGVLPADSVTALRRKWYALSEWEKFEWSFAGRFDSLRAELPKVSFDLYDECAHYLDYFRRGWIESLWFIDVQGGGSRMNLRPHSKYLRAGEYALFGLSLAGFMFGYLAIPGVFLYARRLWPILLMFFYFVPLSIFIADETRRMLPVHGYVFMFSCLACWEIYQRRKKRKMDVSVDVGLISGEAGKNSDPLRHSYSAFWVRK, from the coding sequence ATGGAAAACCATTTCAAACATGAGTGCCTTGACTCTCTATTTGTTCTTACTATGGCGGTCGTCATACGCCTAGCTCTGAACGGTTTTTACTTCCAAGACTATACCCAAAGTGATGGTGTTGATTATCACAATATCGCCGTAAACATCGTGCAAGGGCACGGCTATTCGAAGGATACGAGGGAGCCGTATCGGCCTTTCTTCTTTCGAGAGCCGGCCTATCCGCTCTTTCTCGCTGGAGTCTATGCACTAGTTGACTTCGCAGGATTTACGCCTGCGTATTTGTTGACAGCCGAGTATGACCTTACTGCACACCCCGAGATCTATTGGGCCAGGATCGCCCAGTGTATGCTTGGCGCCTTAACTTGCTTGATTCTTTATTTGACTTTGCGCTTGGTCCTGCAGCCACGTGTTGCCTTTGTGATCGCACTGCTGTTTAGCGCCTATCTACCGCTGGCTGTCTATACCACAATGCTCATGCGCGAGACTTTGCAGACATTTGCCGTCGTGTGCATGAACTACTTTTTCGCAAAATTTCTACTGACTCGCAAAATGATTAATTTAGTTTTCTTTGCCCTGGCGTGGGCATTGTCGAACATGACATTGCAGGTCACCGTTTTGATTGGCATTCTGTCTTTCGTCTTCCTACTCTATCGGACACGCAGTCTGCGTTCCAGCGTCGCATACATAGCGCTGGCTGCCGCCCTCATGTTTGTTGTCATTTCGCCGTGGCTCGTGCGCAGCTATTCCTTCTATCCTGATGTCAGAATAGTGCAAAGCTTGGGTGTGAGCATTACACCACAGGCAGCCCAATATTCGGGATACCTGGGAAAATTGCACGAGCGAGGAGTGCTGCCTGCGGACTCAGTGACAGCACTGCGGCGCAAATGGTATGCTTTGTCAGAATGGGAGAAGTTTGAGTGGTCTTTTGCTGGCCGATTTGATTCATTGCGCGCGGAATTGCCAAAAGTCTCTTTTGATTTGTATGACGAGTGTGCGCACTATCTGGACTATTTTCGCAGGGGCTGGATCGAAAGCTTATGGTTCATCGATGTGCAGGGGGGAGGCTCGCGCATGAACTTGCGGCCCCATTCGAAATACTTGCGCGCCGGTGAGTACGCCCTCTTCGGTCTGAGCCTGGCCGGGTTTATGTTTGGTTATTTGGCTATCCCTGGAGTGTTTCTCTATGCCCGACGCCTCTGGCCGATTCTACTCATGTTCTTCTATTTTGTGCCACTTTCCATTTTCATCGCAGATGAAACCAGGCGCATGCTGCCGGTTCATGGCTACGTCTTCATGTTCTCGTGTCTTGCCTGTTGGGAAATCTATCAAAGGCGCAAAAAGAGAAAGATGGATGTTAGCGTTGACGTTGGTTTGATCTCAGGAGAAGCCGGAAAGAACTCTGACCCGCTTCGCCATTCTTATTCGGCCTTTTGGGTACGTAAATGA
- a CDS encoding class I SAM-dependent methyltransferase — MDTYVRPGMKVLDVGCGDGQHLEYLATSLPKCDLFGTEISQIRVDRVNKKGFACAKVDGPRLPFHDRSFDAIVFFEVIEHIPEADVDLLLREITRVLKRNGVVVGSTPNYPIKRYYDFSHRILSLLRRIPAFGGSDAKPPQSASETYPNESTTSLPKEARRRQPWLIHKIDRLFADDPTHQFFCSFNRIYRLGKSHFQDVELFTTFEATAKTVAISSPTKFFSHKIVFVFKSCN; from the coding sequence ATGGACACTTATGTCAGACCTGGAATGAAGGTGCTTGATGTCGGCTGTGGTGATGGGCAACACTTAGAATACTTGGCTACATCCCTTCCTAAATGTGACCTGTTTGGAACGGAGATCAGCCAAATTCGTGTCGACCGAGTGAACAAGAAAGGGTTCGCCTGCGCAAAGGTTGATGGCCCACGGCTGCCTTTTCATGATCGGTCATTTGATGCGATTGTTTTTTTTGAGGTAATCGAACACATACCGGAAGCGGACGTTGACTTGCTGCTGCGTGAAATTACACGCGTACTCAAGCGCAATGGCGTTGTTGTTGGTTCAACTCCGAACTATCCCATCAAGCGGTACTATGATTTCTCCCACCGCATTCTGAGTCTGCTCCGACGGATACCGGCATTTGGGGGAAGCGACGCAAAGCCACCTCAAAGTGCTTCGGAGACCTACCCAAACGAGTCAACGACCTCTTTGCCGAAAGAAGCAAGAAGGCGTCAACCTTGGTTAATTCATAAGATTGACCGGCTGTTCGCAGACGATCCGACGCATCAATTTTTTTGCAGTTTCAATCGCATTTATCGCCTTGGCAAGAGTCACTTTCAGGACGTAGAATTGTTCACAACTTTTGAAGCAACTGCCAAGACTGTCGCTATTTCGAGTCCGACAAAGTTCTTTTCACATAAAATCGTGTTTGTCTTTAAGAGTTGCAATTGA
- a CDS encoding flippase gives MVSTGTAGYLKKIAKNAGITAGGQLLSQVLGPITGIITTRALGAELYGIYTLTTYWTSMLADFSTLGFAGMLTRFSASYKGEGRLDKAKGAILLSLKIALLVGGLLALSLALFAEPFCRYIIKQPGYAHAFRFVSVAVLLTAAYSIFLAALNGLQQQGYAVLANSVASNLMKLVSLVVLLACGLQLYAALASSLLQDLIILVLAGFFLVKVFPGLRDHNLPATIEKKKLWKFSGTLFATSLFNKHTFQLDVLFLGLFCQPVEVGLYAVALRLQPLIYMPHVAIMQIFGPIVAELHARRQHNEMAKLYKTVTKWTTAFSLPIFLTIVLFYEPILSIFGKEFHGAVVALLILGVGNFFADMFGMSGQILTMIGKPGVNLANAVVITVFSVTLYLLLIPHKGIVGAAVAYAVTHGVINVVRLFEVRHFLNIHPFKASLWKVPFAAGLALLGVLGLRSDWFFMAPPLWFLQLVAFWCVYAATVYMLRLDADDLVVVRALHRKFFRGRIR, from the coding sequence TTGGTTAGCACCGGTACTGCTGGTTACCTGAAAAAAATTGCCAAAAACGCGGGCATCACTGCCGGCGGGCAATTGCTCAGCCAGGTTCTTGGGCCAATAACCGGCATCATTACCACGCGCGCTCTTGGAGCCGAGCTGTACGGCATCTACACGCTCACCACGTATTGGACCAGCATGCTGGCGGACTTTTCCACGCTGGGTTTTGCCGGCATGCTCACGCGTTTTTCCGCCAGCTACAAGGGCGAAGGCAGGCTTGACAAGGCCAAGGGCGCGATTCTGCTATCACTCAAGATTGCGCTCCTCGTGGGCGGTCTTTTAGCGCTGAGTCTGGCGCTGTTCGCAGAACCATTCTGCCGCTACATTATAAAACAGCCCGGCTATGCCCACGCCTTTCGTTTCGTCAGCGTCGCCGTTCTGCTCACCGCCGCCTATAGTATTTTCCTGGCAGCGTTGAATGGCCTGCAGCAGCAGGGCTATGCTGTCCTGGCCAATTCCGTCGCCTCAAACTTGATGAAGCTGGTCAGCCTGGTGGTCTTGCTCGCCTGTGGTCTGCAGCTCTATGCGGCGCTAGCGTCGAGTCTGCTGCAGGATCTCATCATTCTCGTTTTGGCGGGGTTTTTTCTCGTCAAGGTTTTCCCCGGGCTGCGCGATCACAACCTGCCGGCAACGATTGAAAAGAAAAAATTGTGGAAATTCTCCGGCACCCTGTTCGCCACCAGCCTGTTCAACAAGCACACGTTTCAACTGGACGTCCTATTCTTGGGTTTGTTTTGCCAGCCGGTGGAAGTGGGCCTGTATGCCGTGGCGTTGCGGCTGCAGCCGTTGATCTACATGCCGCATGTCGCCATCATGCAAATCTTTGGACCCATTGTTGCGGAATTGCACGCCCGCCGGCAACACAATGAAATGGCAAAACTCTACAAAACCGTAACGAAATGGACAACAGCTTTTAGTCTCCCCATTTTCTTGACAATCGTGCTGTTCTATGAGCCGATCTTGAGCATTTTTGGCAAAGAATTTCACGGCGCGGTGGTGGCTCTGCTTATCCTCGGTGTTGGGAATTTTTTCGCTGATATGTTCGGTATGAGTGGTCAGATCCTGACCATGATCGGCAAGCCCGGCGTCAATCTCGCCAACGCCGTTGTGATCACGGTGTTTAGTGTAACACTCTATCTTCTTTTGATCCCTCACAAAGGTATCGTTGGCGCTGCGGTAGCATATGCTGTCACGCATGGCGTCATCAACGTGGTGCGCTTGTTTGAGGTCCGTCATTTTCTCAACATTCACCCCTTCAAAGCGAGCTTGTGGAAAGTGCCTTTTGCCGCCGGACTTGCTTTGCTAGGTGTGCTCGGATTGCGGAGCGATTGGTTTTTCATGGCGCCGCCGCTTTGGTTTCTGCAGCTTGTCGCTTTCTGGTGCGTTTATGCTGCAACGGTGTATATGCTTCGCCTTGACGCCGATGATTTGGTGGTTGTGCGTGCCCTCCACCGAAAGTTCTTTCGCGGCAGGATCCGATGA
- a CDS encoding GNAT family N-acetyltransferase: MMHIERIDTLAEFASLREEWNDLLSASGSENIHMQHEWLWTWISSLGKGCDFLVLRIRSGGETIGFAPLKFRTVKLHGFLPYRQIVFLGHPEIDFGDFIITRNRAEVFEGIFSYLRQKCFWGEILLHNIPSISPNLPALQSVLPSTFPAYELAPQKPCYFIALENRLWSEFYRQTSKKFVQRDLNRLNNHYARLSWRVEDWSSEHVTKVLPILGKLHQASQMRKGRSSRYNEQNYLEFMNRVLTELSQKKWMRIYVLTIAEQPAAFMLGFDYRKIFYWWNTGFDPSFDKLSPTKFLLFQVLQEGFSSQRWREFNFMQGGTAYKQRWTSTFYPLLQLRLLNSRGPYGVLNNFRRRKKNLLLGQADPIAGDDRI, encoded by the coding sequence ATGATGCATATCGAACGCATTGACACGCTTGCCGAGTTTGCGAGCCTGCGCGAGGAATGGAATGACCTGCTCTCCGCTTCCGGTTCTGAAAACATTCACATGCAGCACGAGTGGCTCTGGACTTGGATAAGTTCTCTTGGGAAAGGATGTGATTTTCTTGTTTTACGCATCCGATCTGGAGGTGAAACGATTGGTTTTGCACCACTGAAGTTTCGCACAGTAAAATTGCACGGCTTCTTACCCTATCGGCAAATAGTTTTTCTCGGGCATCCGGAGATTGATTTTGGCGATTTTATCATAACAAGGAACCGTGCAGAAGTGTTCGAAGGCATTTTCTCTTATCTTCGGCAGAAATGCTTTTGGGGCGAAATTCTGCTGCACAATATTCCTTCCATATCGCCCAACCTTCCGGCACTTCAAAGCGTCCTGCCGTCTACCTTCCCGGCTTATGAGCTGGCGCCCCAGAAGCCCTGCTATTTCATTGCCTTGGAGAACCGATTGTGGAGCGAGTTTTATCGCCAAACAAGCAAGAAGTTTGTGCAACGTGACTTGAATCGGTTGAATAATCATTATGCTCGTCTCTCGTGGCGCGTTGAGGATTGGAGCTCAGAACATGTAACAAAGGTGTTGCCAATTTTGGGAAAGTTGCACCAAGCGAGCCAGATGAGAAAGGGACGATCTTCGCGGTATAACGAACAAAATTATCTTGAATTCATGAATCGTGTGTTGACAGAATTATCTCAGAAAAAGTGGATGCGGATATATGTGCTTACAATTGCTGAGCAGCCAGCGGCATTTATGCTGGGTTTCGATTATAGAAAAATTTTTTATTGGTGGAACACGGGCTTTGACCCATCATTTGATAAGCTTTCCCCGACAAAGTTTTTGCTTTTTCAAGTCCTGCAAGAAGGTTTTAGCAGCCAACGATGGCGTGAATTCAACTTTATGCAAGGTGGCACAGCTTATAAGCAGCGCTGGACTTCAACTTTCTATCCGCTTCTTCAGTTACGCCTGTTGAATTCTCGCGGGCCATATGGCGTCCTCAACAATTTTCGTCGACGAAAGAAGAACCTCCTTCTCGGGCAAGCTGATCCAATAGCTGGTGATGATAGAATCTAG
- a CDS encoding glycosyltransferase family 4 protein, translated as MPKRIRPLPMPIKVLNITPNGSIGGRERQLFLLSKEFQRYGDVVFDTLFLQPEGPFYEKTVQHQIKAHILRFHRSDPRRVLRLWQIFRQYDILNFWGVNNLCFAVALLTRKNIVFCLQGTRAILGKSIRSLVGHFFNEYFGRLGKSVTDDAPSKIAANETAPRNDAISGIFPTALKWSGAKRLINREILRAFLHRCSRVIVPSRYLLEFCQNYFGLATQNIAIIHNAFDPNEIVLNKSRSVVRAELGLRQECFVVGTAARFDPRKRLDRLVKTMSLLPAEIDVKAVIFGDGEPAMAQSLVRQMEELGVRSRILLPGFRTDIFGYLNAIDFFVLPSDSEGMGLAIVESLFLKLPTAVFADGGGVHEVIKDGETGFVVKDEKALASLIQNLYSDRLASQTIVARGLRHVLDHFTVAKTALEYRRTFTALMEAQHPSLVHGKVARVASAPVA; from the coding sequence ATGCCCAAGCGTATCCGGCCTTTGCCGATGCCGATCAAGGTTCTCAACATAACTCCCAACGGCAGCATTGGCGGCCGCGAACGCCAGTTGTTTTTACTCTCGAAGGAATTCCAGCGATATGGCGACGTGGTTTTTGACACGCTTTTTCTTCAGCCGGAAGGCCCGTTTTATGAGAAAACAGTGCAGCATCAGATCAAGGCCCACATCTTGCGGTTTCATCGTTCGGATCCACGTCGTGTTTTGAGATTGTGGCAGATATTCCGGCAGTATGACATCTTGAACTTCTGGGGTGTGAACAACTTGTGTTTTGCGGTTGCACTTCTGACCAGAAAAAACATCGTTTTCTGCCTGCAAGGAACACGGGCAATTCTGGGCAAGAGTATTCGAAGCCTGGTGGGGCATTTCTTCAATGAGTACTTTGGCCGTCTCGGTAAATCAGTGACGGATGATGCTCCATCCAAAATAGCCGCAAACGAAACCGCACCACGTAACGACGCGATTTCTGGAATCTTTCCTACTGCACTAAAATGGTCAGGCGCAAAGAGACTGATCAATCGAGAGATTCTTCGTGCTTTCCTGCACCGTTGCAGTAGAGTCATCGTTCCTTCCAGATACCTTTTGGAGTTCTGCCAAAACTACTTTGGCCTAGCAACTCAGAATATCGCCATCATTCACAACGCCTTTGACCCGAATGAAATTGTATTGAACAAATCCAGGTCAGTGGTTCGCGCTGAACTTGGGTTGCGCCAAGAATGTTTTGTGGTTGGGACGGCAGCCAGATTTGACCCTAGAAAAAGGCTGGACCGCCTGGTGAAAACCATGAGCCTGCTGCCCGCGGAAATAGACGTGAAAGCGGTGATTTTTGGTGACGGCGAACCGGCCATGGCGCAGAGCCTGGTACGTCAAATGGAAGAGCTGGGGGTGCGTTCACGCATTCTGCTGCCGGGATTTAGGACTGATATTTTTGGCTATCTGAATGCCATTGATTTCTTTGTGCTACCCTCGGATAGCGAGGGAATGGGGCTGGCGATCGTGGAATCCCTTTTCCTAAAGCTGCCAACAGCGGTTTTTGCTGATGGCGGCGGCGTCCACGAAGTGATCAAGGACGGCGAAACTGGTTTTGTGGTGAAAGATGAAAAAGCGCTTGCGAGCCTCATTCAAAATCTCTATTCGGACAGGCTCGCCAGCCAGACGATAGTTGCCCGCGGCTTACGCCATGTCCTTGATCATTTCACAGTAGCCAAAACTGCCCTCGAGTATCGGCGCACCTTCACGGCATTGATGGAGGCTCAGCACCCATCATTGGTCCATGGCAAGGTAGCCCGAGTTGCCTCAGCGCCTGTTGCCTAA